A section of the Halalkalicoccus tibetensis genome encodes:
- a CDS encoding cation-translocating P-type ATPase has translation MTCTLCELPTGEQPITDSDVDGEFCCRGCLEVYRTLGDIDVEELDATDLAGDPAVDPDLGETTYLSVDGMHCKTCELFIDEIAADIEGVYDAQSSYATEMVRIQYDPETLSEDDLVDEVSGLGYRASRPTEEDEGARSRFEFGKYRSVIALLVMMPVMVPYILFIYPTYLGIYPEEFLYNSTLGAMVYAPLFVWSTLIIAGLGYPMLRGAYVSLKVGQPNMDVLIALAVLAAYGYSAAAFAMGQRDLYFDVAVMILVVITVGNHIESSVKRSALGNHSDLTKSRITTARKLLEDGSTESVDVGSCTTGDRVLVRPGERIPVDGSVVDGTAAVDEALMTGESIPQPKSSGDDVLGGSVVTDSALVIEVGDDAESTLDRLVELLWNVKSSDSGMQRLADRFAVIFVPLVVTISLLTAALWISLGLPVGSAVLIGVSVLVISCPCSLGIATPLALAAGTNEASERQILLPNSNVLERVTDSEVVVFDKTGTLTTGEMSVERTIPATGEDVTEVLSRAAAIEGRSSHPVGEAIAAAGGATDATVEGFEREARGVSATVDGTPVTVGHPTVFETDWEIPESVTEAIEGAFEADTHPTVVGWDGVARGVITIRDTPREGWESVVSELASEGREIVVLTGDDERMARRFSDHPDVDDVFAGVRPESKEAIVGRLRSEGTTTMIGDGTNDAPALASADLGIALASGTEVAMDAADAVVMNDDLSAIPEIFEIARSTQKRIRQNIAWAIGYNLIAVPLAVLGYINPLIAAVIMAISSLIVVANSGRRSLPWFGSNADTGTETSSMGNTINDAPS, from the coding sequence ATGACCTGTACACTCTGTGAACTGCCGACGGGCGAACAGCCGATAACCGACAGTGACGTCGACGGCGAGTTCTGCTGTCGGGGCTGTCTCGAGGTCTATCGGACGCTCGGCGATATCGACGTTGAAGAGCTCGACGCGACGGATCTTGCGGGCGACCCCGCCGTCGACCCCGACCTCGGCGAGACCACCTACCTCTCGGTCGACGGGATGCACTGCAAAACCTGCGAGCTGTTCATCGACGAGATCGCGGCCGACATCGAGGGCGTCTACGACGCCCAGTCGAGCTACGCGACCGAGATGGTCCGCATCCAGTACGACCCCGAGACGCTGAGCGAGGACGATCTCGTCGACGAGGTCAGCGGGCTCGGTTACCGGGCCTCGCGCCCGACGGAGGAGGACGAGGGTGCACGGAGCCGCTTCGAGTTCGGAAAGTACCGCTCGGTGATCGCACTGCTGGTCATGATGCCGGTCATGGTGCCGTACATCCTGTTCATTTATCCGACCTATCTGGGGATCTATCCCGAGGAGTTCCTCTACAACTCAACGCTCGGGGCGATGGTGTACGCGCCGCTGTTCGTCTGGAGCACGCTCATCATCGCCGGCCTCGGCTATCCGATGCTCCGGGGCGCCTACGTGAGTCTCAAGGTAGGCCAGCCCAACATGGACGTGCTAATAGCCCTCGCGGTGCTCGCGGCCTACGGCTACTCGGCTGCGGCGTTTGCCATGGGCCAGCGTGACCTCTACTTCGACGTCGCGGTGATGATCCTCGTGGTCATCACCGTCGGCAACCACATCGAGTCGAGCGTTAAACGCAGCGCGCTGGGAAACCACTCGGATCTCACCAAGTCCCGGATCACGACCGCCCGCAAGCTCCTCGAGGACGGCTCAACCGAGTCGGTCGACGTCGGCAGCTGTACGACCGGCGATCGCGTGCTCGTCAGGCCAGGCGAGCGGATCCCGGTCGACGGATCGGTGGTCGACGGGACGGCCGCGGTCGACGAGGCGCTGATGACCGGCGAGTCAATTCCTCAGCCGAAATCGTCCGGTGACGACGTCCTCGGGGGATCGGTCGTCACCGACAGCGCGCTGGTCATCGAGGTCGGCGACGACGCTGAGAGCACGCTCGACCGGCTCGTTGAGCTGCTATGGAACGTCAAGAGCTCCGACTCGGGGATGCAGCGGCTTGCCGACCGGTTCGCGGTGATCTTCGTCCCGCTGGTCGTCACGATATCGCTGCTGACGGCTGCGCTTTGGATCTCGCTCGGGCTTCCGGTCGGCAGCGCGGTCCTGATCGGGGTGTCCGTGCTGGTGATTTCCTGTCCGTGCTCGCTGGGGATCGCAACGCCGCTCGCGCTTGCCGCGGGGACCAACGAGGCCTCCGAGCGCCAGATCCTGCTCCCGAACTCGAACGTCCTAGAGCGGGTCACCGACTCGGAGGTCGTCGTCTTCGACAAGACGGGAACGCTCACGACCGGCGAGATGAGCGTCGAACGGACGATCCCGGCCACCGGCGAGGACGTGACGGAGGTACTCTCGCGAGCGGCGGCGATCGAGGGCCGATCGAGTCACCCCGTCGGCGAGGCAATCGCCGCGGCGGGCGGGGCTACGGATGCGACCGTCGAAGGCTTTGAGCGCGAGGCCCGGGGCGTCTCCGCGACCGTCGACGGGACGCCCGTGACGGTCGGCCACCCGACAGTTTTCGAGACCGACTGGGAGATCCCCGAATCGGTCACGGAAGCCATCGAGGGTGCTTTTGAGGCCGATACTCACCCGACAGTCGTTGGTTGGGACGGTGTCGCCCGAGGCGTGATCACGATCCGAGACACCCCGCGGGAGGGCTGGGAGTCGGTCGTCTCCGAGCTCGCCTCTGAGGGCCGGGAGATCGTCGTCCTGACGGGCGATGATGAACGCATGGCCAGGCGTTTCTCCGACCACCCCGATGTTGATGATGTCTTCGCAGGCGTTCGCCCCGAGTCCAAGGAGGCAATCGTCGGTCGACTTAGGTCCGAGGGGACCACGACGATGATCGGTGATGGGACGAATGACGCACCCGCGCTCGCAAGCGCGGACCTCGGTATCGCGCTAGCGAGCGGGACGGAAGTCGCGATGGATGCCGCCGACGCGGTCGTAATGAACGACGACCTCTCGGCGATCCCCGAGATTTTCGAAATCGCCCGCTCGACACAGAAACGGATTCGACAGAACATCGCATGGGCGATCGGGTACAACCTGATCGCGGTCCCGCTGGCGGTGCTTGGCTACATCAATCCGCTGATCGCTGCCGTCATCATGGCGATCAGCAGCCTCATCGTGGTCGCGAACTCGGGGCGACGTTCACTGCCGTGGTTCGGATCAAACGCGGATACAGGCACTGAAACGTCATCAATGGGAAATACCATTAACGACGCCCCTTCGTAA